One region of Halomonas huangheensis genomic DNA includes:
- the argS gene encoding arginine--tRNA ligase, producing MKDTIVALLEAALDELKQQQVVPAEITPVIKVDPTRDKTHGDYATNIALMLAKPAGQPPRQLAEKLVAALPENTAVSRVDIAGPGFINFFAATDAAAQVVRQVLEAGDTFGRSLVGQGRKVQVEFVSANPTGPLHVGHGRGAAVGDCLSRLLEATGHEVTREFYYNDAGAQINNLALSVQARALGFGPEDDSWPEDGYRGDYITDVAKAYMAGESVHADDRHVTAATDANNLDAIREFAVAWLRREQDLDLRAFGVSFDVYFLESSLYKDGKVEETAQRLVDNGHTYEQDGALWLRTTDFGDDKDRVMRKSDGSYTYFLPDVAYHLDKWQRGFGTVVNEQGADHHSTVTRVRAGLQALDTGIPQGWPDYVLHQMVLVTRSGVEVKLSKRAGSYVTLRDLIDEVGRDATRYFLAARRADSQLTFDIDLARSQSNDNPVYYVQYAHARVCSVLRKADSENLPFDNELAMANLGLLDAEQEKLLLNRLARYPEVVSHAARSREPQQVAQYLQDLAADFHSCYNACKVMVEDDALRNARLALGLAARQVLRNGLDLLGVSAPEEM from the coding sequence ATGAAAGACACTATTGTTGCGCTGCTCGAAGCCGCGCTGGACGAGCTCAAGCAGCAACAGGTTGTGCCGGCCGAAATCACCCCGGTCATCAAGGTCGACCCGACGCGTGACAAGACCCACGGCGATTACGCTACCAATATTGCCTTGATGCTGGCCAAACCAGCCGGCCAGCCGCCGCGCCAACTGGCCGAAAAGCTGGTCGCCGCTCTGCCGGAAAATACCGCCGTTTCGCGTGTGGACATCGCGGGTCCCGGCTTCATCAACTTCTTCGCCGCCACCGATGCCGCCGCGCAGGTGGTTCGCCAGGTACTCGAAGCTGGCGATACCTTCGGCCGCAGCCTTGTTGGGCAGGGCCGCAAGGTGCAGGTGGAGTTTGTTTCCGCCAACCCGACTGGCCCTCTACACGTCGGTCATGGTCGTGGGGCTGCTGTTGGTGACTGCCTATCCCGCCTGCTCGAGGCTACTGGTCACGAGGTGACCCGCGAGTTCTACTACAACGATGCCGGCGCTCAGATCAACAATCTGGCGCTCTCGGTGCAGGCTCGAGCTCTGGGCTTCGGTCCAGAGGACGATAGCTGGCCCGAGGATGGCTATCGCGGCGACTACATCACCGATGTGGCGAAGGCGTACATGGCTGGCGAATCCGTTCACGCAGATGACCGTCATGTCACCGCGGCGACTGACGCCAACAACCTCGATGCGATTCGTGAATTCGCTGTTGCCTGGCTACGTCGCGAGCAGGACCTCGACTTGCGTGCGTTCGGTGTCTCCTTCGATGTCTATTTCCTCGAATCCTCGCTGTACAAGGATGGCAAGGTCGAGGAGACCGCCCAGCGCCTGGTCGACAACGGTCACACCTACGAGCAGGATGGCGCCCTGTGGCTGCGCACCACCGATTTCGGCGACGACAAGGATCGGGTGATGCGCAAGAGCGACGGCAGCTACACCTACTTTCTGCCGGATGTGGCCTATCACCTGGACAAATGGCAGCGCGGCTTCGGCACTGTCGTCAACGAGCAGGGAGCCGATCACCACTCCACCGTGACTCGTGTGCGCGCTGGTTTGCAGGCACTGGACACCGGCATTCCGCAGGGCTGGCCCGACTATGTACTGCACCAGATGGTGTTGGTCACGCGTTCTGGCGTCGAGGTCAAACTGTCCAAGCGCGCGGGCAGTTATGTCACGCTGCGTGATCTGATCGACGAGGTGGGCCGAGATGCCACTCGTTATTTCCTCGCCGCACGGCGTGCCGACTCGCAGTTGACCTTCGATATCGACCTGGCTCGCTCGCAGTCCAACGACAACCCGGTCTACTACGTACAGTATGCCCATGCGCGAGTTTGCAGCGTGCTGCGCAAGGCCGATTCGGAAAACCTGCCATTCGATAACGAGCTGGCCATGGCCAACCTCGGCCTGCTGGATGCCGAGCAGGAAAAACTGCTGCTCAACCGGCTGGCACGCTACCCGGAAGTCGTCTCGCATGCGGCCCGATCGCGCGAGCCCCAGCAGGTCGCCCAGTATCTCCAGGACCTGGCAGCTGACTTCCATAGTTGCTACAACGCCTGCAAGGTAATGGTCGAAGACGACGCCCTGCGCAATGCTCGTCTGGCATTGGGGCTGGCAGCCCGTCAGGTACTGCGCAACGGCCTGGACCTGCTGGGCGTGAGTGCACCGGAGGAAATGTAA
- a CDS encoding primosomal protein N': MQNSSPPRAPRVLGIAIPSPLRRLFDYFPAGAPPSCGWVPGLRVRVSFGRRQVVGVIIECRDHSELEFSRLKPIDACLDNAPLPADWLWLCHFTARYYQHALGDTLANAMPVLLRQGRPFEARTRERWHATDTTTEHDERLTRAPRQAALLKMLGQHPRGLTSQAIFAQSFTREQLRALEAKRLVQCREETLTQNTMAEGKGLLASPALTLNAEQSAALAVLHEGLERFHPCLLQGVTGSGKTEVYLQLIEAVVAKGRQALVLIPEIGLTPQTLGRFVQRFRVPVVALHSGLTDHERLDAWQAASSGRASIIIGTRSAIFTPLARPGVIIVDEEHDGSFKQQDGLRYHARDLAVMRARHHQIPLVLGSATPSLESLLHAQRGHYRRLTMRQRATRHPPAKLELTDTKARIRRGGLVPPVIDAIGATLDAGHQVLVFINRRGFAPTLACHACGWMAECDHCDARMTLHRHPPMLACHHCDRRRALPDACPDCGSADLRPLGSGTERSEETLGELFPKVPVYRIDRDSTRAKDAMDRMLTEIRRGEPALLVGTQMLAKGHHLPHVTLVVVVNADAGLYASDFRALEHSAQLLEQVAGRAGRAAHPGRVLVQTMHPDDPNLRLLAERGYEALATTLLEERRIAALPPWRYMALLRLESPNEAQLSTMASQSATIMRDHLQQSGLAVDCLGPVPAPMERRQNRYHLQLMLSAQKRSLLHEACAWLVAWLERCPEARRVRWSLDIDPQTLS, from the coding sequence TTGCAGAATTCCTCTCCCCCGCGCGCGCCGCGCGTGCTGGGCATCGCCATTCCATCGCCGCTGCGCCGCCTGTTCGACTATTTCCCAGCCGGAGCACCGCCCTCCTGCGGCTGGGTTCCCGGTCTGCGCGTGCGAGTCAGCTTTGGCCGTCGCCAGGTCGTTGGCGTGATCATCGAATGCCGCGATCACAGTGAACTGGAATTTTCTCGACTCAAACCCATAGATGCCTGCCTCGATAACGCTCCATTACCAGCAGACTGGTTATGGCTGTGTCATTTTACCGCACGCTACTATCAACATGCTCTGGGCGACACGCTCGCCAATGCCATGCCGGTGCTACTGCGCCAGGGACGCCCATTCGAGGCGCGTACCCGCGAGCGCTGGCATGCCACTGACACCACTACCGAGCACGATGAGCGACTGACCCGTGCGCCGCGCCAGGCCGCCCTGCTCAAGATGCTGGGCCAGCACCCGCGCGGACTGACCAGTCAGGCAATCTTCGCTCAGTCCTTTACCCGAGAGCAGCTTCGCGCGCTTGAAGCCAAGCGACTGGTCCAGTGTCGAGAGGAAACCCTTACCCAGAACACCATGGCAGAGGGCAAAGGACTGTTGGCCAGTCCCGCACTGACACTCAACGCTGAACAAAGTGCCGCTCTGGCGGTGCTGCACGAAGGCCTGGAGCGCTTTCACCCCTGTCTATTGCAAGGCGTCACCGGCAGTGGCAAGACCGAGGTCTATCTGCAATTGATTGAAGCGGTGGTCGCAAAGGGCCGCCAGGCACTGGTACTGATTCCCGAGATCGGTTTGACCCCACAGACACTAGGCCGTTTCGTGCAACGCTTTCGTGTGCCAGTCGTCGCCTTGCACTCAGGCCTGACCGATCACGAACGACTGGACGCCTGGCAAGCAGCCTCCAGCGGTCGTGCCTCGATCATTATCGGCACTCGCTCGGCAATCTTCACGCCACTCGCCCGCCCCGGCGTGATCATCGTCGACGAGGAACATGACGGCTCTTTCAAACAGCAGGACGGTCTGCGCTATCACGCGCGTGATCTTGCTGTAATGCGCGCCCGGCATCACCAGATCCCGCTGGTGCTGGGGAGTGCCACACCCTCGCTGGAAAGTCTGCTGCACGCTCAACGAGGCCATTATCGGCGCCTGACCATGCGCCAGCGAGCGACTCGTCACCCTCCGGCGAAACTCGAACTTACCGATACCAAGGCTCGTATCCGGCGCGGTGGCCTGGTGCCACCGGTCATCGATGCCATTGGTGCAACGCTGGATGCCGGTCATCAGGTGCTGGTGTTCATCAATCGTCGTGGTTTTGCCCCGACACTGGCCTGCCACGCCTGTGGATGGATGGCCGAGTGCGATCACTGCGATGCGCGCATGACCCTGCATCGCCATCCACCCATGCTCGCCTGCCACCATTGCGATCGGCGGCGTGCGCTTCCCGATGCCTGTCCTGACTGCGGCAGCGCCGACCTGCGTCCGCTGGGCAGTGGCACAGAGCGCAGCGAAGAAACTCTCGGAGAGCTGTTTCCCAAGGTGCCGGTATATCGCATCGACCGTGACAGTACCCGAGCAAAAGATGCCATGGACCGGATGCTTACCGAGATCCGCCGTGGCGAACCAGCACTGCTGGTCGGTACCCAGATGCTGGCCAAGGGGCATCATCTGCCACATGTAACGCTGGTAGTTGTCGTCAACGCCGATGCAGGCCTTTACGCCAGTGACTTCCGCGCCCTCGAGCACAGTGCCCAATTGCTCGAACAGGTCGCAGGGCGCGCGGGTCGCGCTGCCCACCCCGGACGGGTGCTGGTGCAGACCATGCATCCGGATGACCCCAACCTACGCCTACTGGCCGAACGCGGATACGAAGCTCTGGCCACGACACTGCTTGAGGAGCGGCGTATTGCCGCACTGCCTCCCTGGCGCTATATGGCGCTATTACGTCTCGAAAGCCCCAATGAGGCTCAATTGAGCACCATGGCCAGCCAGTCTGCCACCATCATGCGCGATCACCTCCAGCAAAGTGGGCTGGCTGTGGACTGCCTCGGCCCGGTTCCTGCCCCTATGGAGCGACGACAGAACCGTTACCACCTGCAGTTGATGCTGTCGGCGCAGAAGCGCAGCCTGCTCCACGAAGCCTGCGCCTGGCTGGTCGCATGGCTGGAACGTTGTCCAGAAGCACGTCGAGTGCGCTGGTCACTGGACATTGACCCACAGACGCTGAGTTGA
- a CDS encoding DUF481 domain-containing protein has product MEFSRRQAATLALCIASIAPTHYAAATPFYSPEAPEKDAPPFEGEAELGYTQLSGNSNSETLLGKGELSWITGLWMHSLRGEIRHASEDDETSAERYLGSMRERRELDGPNYLFGFGRWEKDRFSGYDHQLTAITGYGRQLIDSPTANLTLEAGPGYRADAIEGEEDEQWAVAYGALEAGYQLSESASLEQELSVEGTEANTTTRSLSALDTRINAHMSLRLSHEIKHNSAPPEDVDSETDRTTSASLRYSF; this is encoded by the coding sequence CGCCGCCACTCCCTTTTATTCTCCAGAAGCCCCAGAGAAAGATGCGCCTCCGTTCGAAGGAGAGGCGGAGCTTGGCTATACCCAACTATCGGGCAACTCCAATAGCGAAACCTTGCTGGGCAAGGGTGAGCTATCGTGGATTACAGGCCTGTGGATGCATAGCCTACGTGGGGAAATACGTCATGCCAGCGAGGATGATGAAACCAGCGCAGAGCGGTATCTGGGCTCCATGCGAGAGCGCCGCGAACTCGATGGTCCAAATTACCTGTTCGGTTTCGGTCGCTGGGAGAAGGATCGTTTCAGCGGCTATGACCACCAGCTTACCGCCATTACCGGCTATGGCCGCCAACTGATCGATAGTCCGACCGCCAACCTGACTCTGGAGGCCGGCCCGGGTTACCGTGCCGATGCTATCGAAGGGGAAGAGGACGAGCAGTGGGCAGTAGCCTATGGCGCCCTGGAGGCTGGTTACCAATTGAGTGAGTCCGCCAGCCTCGAGCAGGAACTGTCGGTGGAAGGCACCGAGGCCAATACCACCACTCGGTCGCTGTCGGCTCTTGATACACGCATCAATGCGCACATGTCGCTGCGACTTTCCCACGAGATCAAGCACAACTCAGCCCCGCCCGAGGATGTCGACTCAGAGACCGACCGCACCACTTCGGCCTCGCTGCGCTATTCCTTTTGA
- a CDS encoding malic enzyme-like NAD(P)-binding protein — protein sequence MTDAKKQAALDYHAFPIPGKLSVELTKPTATARDLALAYSPGVAEPVREIAADPENAYRYTGKGNLVAVISDGTAILGLGNLGPLASKPVMEGKGVLFKRFAGINSVDIEVNAESPQAFIDTVARIADTWGGINLEDIKAPECFEIEQALVERCNIPVFHDDQHGTAIVTAAGMLNALDIAGKSLEAARIVCLGAGAAAIACMKLLVACGARPENLVMLDRKGVIHAGREDLNQHKAMFAVDTDKRTLDDAIDGADVFVGLSGPGLMTADHIRKMAPNPVVFACTNPDPEIHPDLAREVRPDVIMATGRSDYPNQVNNVLGFPFIFRGALDVRATRINEAMKVAAVHALKDLAREPVPQAVLDAYEADEMSFGREYIIPTPVDVRLLERVTSAVAQAAVDSGVARKPYPSHYPLKTVEDVYG from the coding sequence ATGACTGATGCCAAGAAGCAGGCCGCGCTGGATTATCACGCCTTTCCGATTCCCGGTAAGCTCTCGGTTGAGCTGACCAAACCCACGGCGACCGCCAGAGACCTGGCGCTGGCCTACAGCCCTGGAGTGGCTGAGCCGGTGCGCGAGATCGCAGCGGACCCAGAGAACGCCTATCGCTACACCGGCAAGGGAAATCTGGTTGCAGTGATTTCCGATGGCACGGCAATTCTCGGCCTGGGGAACCTGGGCCCCCTGGCGAGCAAGCCGGTCATGGAAGGCAAGGGCGTGCTGTTCAAGCGCTTTGCCGGAATCAACTCGGTGGACATCGAAGTCAATGCCGAGAGCCCTCAGGCCTTCATCGACACCGTGGCACGCATTGCGGATACCTGGGGGGGGATCAACCTCGAGGATATCAAGGCGCCCGAGTGTTTCGAGATCGAGCAGGCGCTGGTCGAGCGTTGCAATATTCCGGTCTTCCACGACGATCAGCACGGCACCGCCATCGTGACCGCCGCAGGTATGCTCAATGCTCTGGATATTGCCGGCAAGTCGCTGGAGGCGGCGCGTATCGTCTGCCTGGGGGCCGGTGCGGCAGCCATTGCCTGCATGAAACTGCTGGTGGCCTGTGGCGCTCGCCCCGAAAATCTGGTGATGCTGGATCGCAAGGGGGTCATTCACGCCGGGCGTGAGGACCTCAATCAGCACAAGGCAATGTTTGCTGTCGATACCGACAAGCGGACGCTGGATGATGCTATCGACGGTGCGGATGTGTTCGTCGGCCTGTCTGGCCCCGGGCTGATGACTGCGGACCACATCCGCAAGATGGCGCCGAATCCGGTGGTCTTTGCCTGCACCAACCCTGATCCGGAAATTCACCCGGATCTGGCTCGAGAGGTGCGGCCTGATGTGATCATGGCCACCGGTCGTTCCGACTACCCGAACCAGGTCAACAATGTTCTTGGTTTTCCGTTCATCTTCCGCGGAGCGCTTGATGTGCGGGCCACGCGTATCAACGAAGCGATGAAGGTTGCGGCGGTGCATGCTCTCAAGGATCTTGCCCGTGAACCAGTTCCCCAGGCCGTGCTGGATGCCTATGAGGCGGACGAGATGAGTTTTGGTCGCGAGTACATCATTCCCACTCCGGTGGATGTGCGTCTGTTGGAGCGTGTGACTTCGGCTGTTGCTCAGGCAGCAGTGGACTCGGGAGTCGCGCGTAAGCCGTATCCGTCACATTATCCGCTCAAGACCGTCGAGGATGTCTACGGTTGA
- a CDS encoding SPOR domain-containing protein yields the protein MAPRKNPPSKRGATTSRKRTKASPQGRGLPGWLWAAVGVAAGFLLAHHQNGTAPWQDEHSPIAAVLPKPSSSAPNSGSTEGSGTADSKEPPAPTFEFYTLLPDTEVIADTDVPASRAQRPEAAQRPEAAEPPEKENEGISDNDPIAALITANASTSTSTNNSNRAPETASNSSDSRRYMLQAASFRQMNDARQLADRLKGFGLLAKISDVEVTGGATWHRVQVGPYDDRNELARAQDLMSTQGIEPLLIQLQN from the coding sequence ATGGCCCCTCGCAAGAATCCACCAAGCAAACGCGGCGCCACAACCAGCCGCAAACGCACCAAAGCCTCCCCACAGGGGCGTGGACTGCCTGGCTGGTTGTGGGCAGCCGTGGGGGTCGCTGCCGGCTTTCTGCTGGCTCACCACCAGAATGGCACGGCTCCGTGGCAGGACGAACACTCTCCTATTGCAGCAGTGTTGCCCAAACCCAGTTCCTCTGCCCCGAACAGCGGTTCTACTGAAGGCAGCGGCACCGCCGACAGCAAGGAACCTCCAGCACCGACGTTTGAGTTCTATACGTTGTTACCTGATACCGAGGTGATTGCGGACACAGATGTTCCGGCGTCCAGGGCTCAGCGCCCCGAAGCGGCTCAACGTCCCGAAGCCGCTGAGCCGCCTGAGAAAGAGAACGAAGGCATCTCCGACAATGACCCGATTGCCGCGCTGATCACCGCCAATGCCAGCACCAGCACCAGCACCAACAACAGCAACCGCGCCCCGGAGACTGCCAGCAACAGTAGCGACAGCCGACGTTACATGCTGCAGGCCGCTTCCTTCCGCCAGATGAATGATGCTCGCCAACTGGCCGACCGTCTGAAAGGCTTTGGCCTGCTGGCCAAGATCAGCGACGTGGAAGTCACCGGCGGCGCCACTTGGCACCGAGTCCAGGTCGGGCCGTATGACGACCGCAACGAACTGGCTCGCGCCCAGGACCTGATGAGCACTCAGGGCATCGAGCCGTTGTTGATACAGCTACAGAACTAG
- the rpmE gene encoding 50S ribosomal protein L31: protein MKQGIHPDYKKVGATCSCGATFEVGSTSGHDLSLDVCSQCHPFYTGKQKQATTGGRVERFNKRFGAAIKR from the coding sequence ATGAAACAAGGTATCCACCCGGATTACAAGAAGGTCGGCGCGACTTGCTCCTGCGGCGCTACTTTCGAGGTTGGTTCGACTTCCGGTCATGACCTGAGCCTGGACGTTTGCTCCCAGTGCCACCCGTTCTACACCGGTAAGCAGAAGCAAGCCACCACTGGTGGTCGCGTCGAGCGCTTCAACAAGCGTTTTGGTGCTGCCATCAAGCGTTGA